One genomic window of Corynebacterium sp. sy039 includes the following:
- a CDS encoding ATP-binding cassette domain-containing protein yields the protein MITVQNLSKRYGRQQVLNNLSFSIPDGQVTGFLGPNGAGKSTTMRCILGLDRPSAGSVNFSGAYLNGQPYSGSFSSLKHKSNVAGAVLDAAWFHPKRSGKGHLKVLADSAGVPRTRVDECLEIVGLSSAAKRAAGGYSLGMKQRLSLAAALLGNPQHLIMDEPVNGLDPEGVTWMRNIIRHLASEGRSLLVSSHLLSEMQMTADRLVVIARGEMVGEYSMDEFLSGGTYVSVTTESPAEKLIEILRGYGYTSSIDSAGKIRISAEDSQQFDEAQLRYLIAQIAVEHRLLITELITKTENLEQRFLAATSAKQEYKMGATQNV from the coding sequence ATGATTACTGTGCAAAACCTTTCTAAACGTTATGGGCGCCAGCAGGTTCTCAACAATCTTTCTTTTAGCATTCCCGACGGTCAGGTCACCGGTTTTTTAGGACCAAATGGAGCAGGTAAATCCACCACAATGCGCTGCATCTTGGGGCTTGATCGTCCAAGTGCAGGAAGCGTCAATTTTTCTGGTGCATATCTGAACGGGCAACCTTATTCAGGTTCTTTTAGCTCTCTGAAACACAAATCCAATGTCGCTGGTGCGGTACTTGATGCGGCGTGGTTTCATCCTAAACGCTCTGGTAAAGGACACTTAAAGGTATTGGCTGACTCTGCCGGGGTACCACGTACGCGAGTAGACGAGTGCCTAGAGATTGTAGGTTTGAGTTCAGCAGCAAAACGTGCAGCTGGGGGTTATTCTTTGGGAATGAAGCAGCGTTTGAGTTTAGCTGCTGCATTATTGGGTAATCCACAACATTTAATCATGGATGAGCCGGTTAATGGTCTAGATCCTGAGGGTGTTACCTGGATGCGCAATATCATTCGCCATCTGGCAAGTGAGGGGCGTTCGTTATTGGTAAGTTCGCACTTGCTTTCCGAGATGCAGATGACTGCTGATCGTCTGGTTGTGATTGCTCGCGGAGAGATGGTAGGCGAGTACAGCATGGATGAGTTTTTGTCCGGCGGAACGTATGTCAGTGTTACTACTGAGTCTCCTGCTGAAAAGTTGATAGAGATATTGCGGGGTTATGGCTATACGAGTTCTATTGATTCTGCAGGAAAAATACGGATCAGCGCTGAGGACAGCCAGCAGTTCGACGAGGCGCAGTTGCGTTATCTTATTGCCCAGATTGCGGTTGAACATCGTTTGTTGATTACTGAGTTGATCACTAAGACTGAAAACCTAGAGCAACGATTCCTTGCCGCTACTTCGGCAAAGCAAGAATATAAGATGGGAGCAACACAAAATGTCTAA